The following are encoded together in the Pectobacterium punjabense genome:
- the robA gene encoding MDR efflux pump AcrAB transcriptional activator RobA, translating to MDQAGIIRDLLNWLESHLDQPLSLDNVAAKAGYSKWHLQRMFKDVTGNAIGSYIRARRLTKAAVALCLTSRPILDIALQYRFDSQQTFTRAFKKQFAQTPASYRRSDNWNTFGIRPPIRLGEFTLPQPQFVALPETQLLGLTQTYNCRLEQICNFRTEIRVHYWRQFLGETCSVPPVLYGLHHSRPSKEKDDEHEVLYTTALEPQYLPDDVHTGEPITLPGGDYAMFVFEGPKDGLQDFIITLYDTCLPTFQLTRRKGFDAERFHPDGTARDEVPAIIRCEYLIPIQHAEPISAL from the coding sequence ATGGATCAAGCCGGTATCATACGTGACCTACTTAACTGGCTGGAAAGCCATCTCGACCAACCATTATCACTCGATAATGTGGCGGCGAAAGCAGGTTATTCCAAGTGGCATCTGCAAAGAATGTTCAAAGACGTAACAGGTAATGCCATTGGTTCCTATATCCGGGCGCGGAGATTGACCAAAGCGGCGGTTGCACTCTGCCTGACCAGCCGCCCTATTCTTGATATTGCCCTGCAATACCGCTTTGATTCACAACAGACTTTTACTCGCGCGTTCAAAAAGCAGTTTGCCCAAACGCCAGCGTCTTACCGTCGTTCCGATAACTGGAATACTTTTGGCATTCGTCCGCCGATCCGGCTCGGTGAATTTACCCTACCACAGCCGCAATTTGTAGCCCTCCCAGAAACGCAACTTCTTGGGCTAACGCAAACCTATAACTGTCGTCTTGAACAGATCTGTAACTTCCGCACAGAAATTCGTGTCCACTATTGGCGTCAATTTTTAGGCGAAACCTGTTCTGTCCCGCCAGTGCTTTACGGACTGCACCATTCGCGCCCAAGCAAAGAGAAAGACGACGAACACGAGGTGCTTTACACCACCGCGCTGGAACCACAATATCTGCCTGACGATGTTCACACGGGCGAACCCATTACGCTGCCGGGCGGCGACTACGCGATGTTTGTATTTGAAGGGCCGAAAGATGGGCTACAGGATTTTATTATCACACTGTATGACACCTGTCTGCCGACCTTTCAACTCACGCGCCGCAAAGGGTTCGATGCAGAACGTTTCCATCCAGACGGTACGGCACGTGACGAGGTGCCCGCTATCATTCGCTGCGAGTACCTCATCCCCATCCAGCACGCAGAACCCATCTCAGCGCTGTAG
- the creA gene encoding protein CreA has product MNIKRMMGAGLLVLSAVSVANAEEVGSVDTVFKLLGPDHKIVVEAFDDPDVSNVTCYISRAKTGGIKGGLGLAEDTSDAAISCQQVGPIDLSDKIKNGGNRGSVVFQKRTSLVFKKLQVVRFYDQKRNSLIYLAYSDRLVDGSPKNALSAVPVMPWGKSE; this is encoded by the coding sequence ATGAACATAAAGCGAATGATGGGAGCGGGGCTACTGGTGCTATCTGCCGTTAGCGTAGCCAATGCGGAAGAAGTGGGATCGGTCGATACGGTCTTTAAACTACTTGGGCCGGATCATAAGATCGTGGTGGAAGCGTTTGATGATCCTGATGTATCAAACGTGACCTGCTACATTAGCCGGGCCAAAACAGGCGGAATCAAGGGAGGGTTAGGGCTGGCGGAAGACACGTCGGATGCGGCAATTTCCTGCCAGCAGGTTGGGCCGATTGATCTGTCCGATAAGATCAAAAACGGTGGCAACCGCGGGTCCGTCGTATTCCAAAAACGAACGTCGTTGGTTTTCAAAAAATTGCAGGTCGTTCGGTTCTACGATCAGAAACGCAATTCTCTGATCTATCTTGCTTACTCTGATCGACTGGTTGATGGTTCGCCAAAAAACGCGTTAAGCGCGGTGCCGGTGATGCCGTGGGGAAAGAGTGAATAA